One window from the genome of Lacerta agilis isolate rLacAgi1 chromosome 16, rLacAgi1.pri, whole genome shotgun sequence encodes:
- the TENT5C gene encoding terminal nucleotidyltransferase 5C translates to MADNRPNADSLSRSVLSWDQVSRLHEVLSEVVPIHGRGNFPTLKITLKDIVQTVRRRLSEANIKVHDVRLNGSVAGHVLVKDNGLGCKDLDLVFQVCLPSETEFQLVRDVVLQSLLKFLPEGVNTVKISPMTLKEAYIEKLVKVCTDIDRWSLISLFNKHGRNVELKFVDRIRRQFEFSVDSFQIILDSLLFFYDCSENPMCEHFHPTVIGESMYGDFEAALDHLKNRLIATKNPEEIRGGGLLKYSNLLVRDFKPMDKEEIKTLERYMCSRFFIDFPDILEQKRKLETYLLNHFAEEDRSKYDYLMTLREVVNESTVCLMGHERRQILNLISLLALRVLVEQNLIPNATNVTCYYQPAPYTSDANFSSYYVADTYGQSHPTWLPCN, encoded by the coding sequence AGACAACAGACCAAATGCTGATTCCTTGTCCCGGAGTGTGCTCAGCTGGGATCAGGTCAGTCGTCTTCATGAGGTCCTGTCCGAGGTGGTGCCAATTCACGGAAGAGGCAACTTTCCAACTCTGAAGATAACTCTGAAGGATATTGTCCAAACTGTTCGCCGCAGGCTAAGTGAAGCAAACATTAAGGTGCACGACGTCCGTCTGAATGGTTCTGTGGCAGGTCATGTCTTGGTCAAAGACAATGGACTGGGTTGTAAGGATCTCGACCTTGTCTTTCAAGTATGTCTCCCAAGTGAGACTGAGTTCCAGTTGGTCAGAGATGTGGTTTTGCAGTCTCTATTAAAATTCTTGCCTGAAGGTGTCAACACAGTAAAAATTAGCCCCATGACCCTTAAGGAAGCCTACATTGAAAAGCTGGTGAAGGTGTGCACCGATATTGACCGATGGAGTCTAATCTCTCTCTTCAACAAGCATGGCAGGAATGTGGAGCTCAAGTTTGTGGATCGTATAAGGCGGCAGTTTGAATTTAGCGTGGACTCGTTTCAAATAATACTAGACTCTCTGCTCTTCTTCTATGATTGCTCAGAGAACCCAATGTGCGAACATTTCCACCCAACTGTGATTGGAGAAAGCATGTATGGTGACTTTGAGGCAGCCTTGGATCACCTTAAGAACAGGCTGATAGCCACCAAGAACCCTGAGGAGATTCGAGGAGGAGGCCTCTTGAAGTACAGCAACCTGCTTGTGAGGGACTTCAAGCCCATGGACAAAGAGGAGATCAAAACCCTTGAGCGTTACATGTGTTCTAGGTTCTTCATAGACTTTCCAGACATTCTGGAGCAGAAGCGCAAGTTGGAGACATACCTCCTGAACCACTTTGCCGAAGAGGACAGAAGCAAATATGACTACCTAATGACCTTGCGTGAAGTAGTCAACGAGAGTACGGTGTGCCTCATGGGACATGAGCGAAGGCAGATACTGAACCTCATCTCCCTTCTGGCGCTCAGAGTGCTGGTAGAGCAAAACCTCATCCCGAATGCCACCAATGTCACTTGCTATTACCAGCCAGCTCCATATACCAGTGATGCAAACTTCAGCAGCTACTATGTTGCAGATACCTATGGCCAGTCTCATCCCACCTGGCTGCCTTGTAACTGA